The Erpetoichthys calabaricus chromosome 16, fErpCal1.3, whole genome shotgun sequence sequence TCAATTAGCAGGGAAGCTTAGAAAGCTTGAGGCATCAGGGACAGTTATTATGGTATGCACAGTTCATGCTCTGTCAAGTGCTCTTTCTGGCATTacctactgtacatatacatgcCCTGAAGAGTGCTATATTGTaagttatgtactgtatgtactgtacatgtctgctgtaaaatactgtaaataaacacatcTGACACTTGTGGTCTGCTCCGCATAGTAGAAggacagtttttgtttaatgttatttaacATCTCTAGTGCTTCTGGCCTTATTAATAAGCCCTTGTGAATCTTCACTGGAAAATTAAGTAAATTAGTTTTGCAGCAAACCACGATTCATAGAACAGTAACAGTAGTTAATTCAATTATAATATGGCAATGTTACAGAATGTGTTACAGAGTGTGCTGAATACCCCACAGGCGCAACGTACAAATGACGGTCAACGCTGACTTTTAAAAGCAGTTACCGGGCTTAGCAACCAGACATCACTGTTTGGTTGCCGAAACTGAAAATATGGTTGCCATTTTTAACAGCTTATATTTGGAGTAACTAAGATACTGTTTTACATCATCTAGCTTTACCTGCCACTTCACAGCATTTCAATCTGACGGTTTATCACTTAACATGTCAAACATTCAAAGGTTACCTACAAGGATTGGGCTGGTGTAATTCTGTTTATTGAGTAAATTTTCATAAACTTTTTCACAGCCTAAACACCTCTTAATTAGCACTTGAAGTTCAATATAGTTGTTTTCAAAAGATTTACTGAATACTTCCTTCATTTACATGTCTAATTTTGCTTTCATGTAATACTGCGTACCAGCAAAAGACACTGAACTGCTTAAACATGCGATATAAAAACTATGTAACAATCCTCcacacattttatgtgtgttaaaATAGTAGACGTTTGTGCATGTCATCTCTAACTGCACacctttttctaaaatattaagcATTTCTCTTACTTATTCCTTTTGTGGGTTTCTAAAAGATTGCGTGTTATATCTTGCATTCAAAtcaaaagaaattattattactagcatATTGGTGTTTAATGAATTTTACTGACATTGCAGTACTACAAAAACAAGAGGACAAATGTGTCAGAAGAACACTGTTGTTACTCCCATCGAGCATCAGTATATTCTGCTGTGTGATGGGATCTTAAATGTCTCATCACATTCGTAGCCCCAGACGTTTTTGCAGATTTTTCCCCAGCACATGTTCCAGTTAGTATATCTTTATACACTTGAATGGACTTCCACACAGCAGACATATTCTACAGGCCGTGGCTCCTGTGGGATTTCTCAGCCCTTTCAGCTCAAGGAGACTTTTAACATTCCTGTTATGTGCACAACTGGCTCGCACACACTTGCACCACAGGCAAACCCTGAAAGACCTTTCTGATTTTTAACTTGGTTTACCTGCATAAAGTAAAGTCAGGAAGGATACAGCACAGGATGTCATTTTAATCATAAAACCGACTTGCGACTGGCAAGTTATATGCTGATTACACATAATGAACAAAAACTGGCCATTTCGGATCCACTGCCAAAAACACAGCTCATCTCTAAAGTGCTTGACATTCTTGGCCACCAGGGCCCAAAAAGTTGCCAACCATAAACCTAACTGCCTCAAAACAGCAGCCAAGAGTGACCTCACAACCGTTAATTTCAAGCCCTGGAATTTGACCTTTTTTGTTCATCGTAAAATTCAGACAAGAGGAAACGGATATTTTGATACGATCagccattaaataaatattacattgcaaatgtaaaaatcttgttctttttcaacatgcttaaatatttcaaaaatcttAATTGGCATTGTATTTTTACACAatcatttctaattattttgaaGTAAGATAATGAGGTCACAAGGCACAAAGGTCCAGTTAAAATGATATCTTTTGAGTGActcactattttatttttttttgctctacatattttattagcCTGTATTCAGAGTTAGACTACACTGAAAATAACTATAACGTTTCATAGAAACAGATGATATGTTGTTGGTGTGATGTTCAAAAAGGCAGAAATTCAATTACATCACCAGCCATACTGCCTGTTGAACAcagattataaaatacatttaaaaaataacttgacATCTCTTGCTCTGCGTTTACCATTTAGTGCCCTTACACTTTATCTGAACTTTTAGGGAGATTGTCTCAGCTTcattttttcacaaatgttatTAGCCTAAACCAGAAATAACAGCAAAGGTTTGTAGACGTAGGTGCTATCTAGGATTTTAGTGTAAAGCTCTAACAGACAGACCAAAATTCAATTATATGTGTACCCTTTGGTAGTTTCCaaattttcatatttaataacagtttattttgtttatttttgaggcACTGATGTGAAAACAATgccctttaatgtcaaagtgaaaacagatctctgcaaagttgtctaaatctatctaaatgaattacaaatataaaactcaaaataatgAATCAAATAAAGTATTCAGCCCCCTTAATATAGCACACCTAGATGATCACTGGTACAGCGgagtggttttagaagtcacgtTATTTGTTCAGTGGAGGTCACCAGTCCAGACACTTGTTGATGTGCTTCATGACCCGAGAGTGAATGATGTTCCAGAATCAAGTGGTGTTAGATACTATTTGGAGGGACAGGAAAGCCATTACCCAGTAAGCAAACACAAGGTTTTCTATGATGCTTTCCACCACACTTGTACAAATGTGTATCGTCTGTAAATCCATTTTCTTAGCCACTTATCTATTTTAGAACCATAAGGTGCTAGGGACTATTCAGGGCAAATCATTCACACACCAACACGCCGTTATATGGGCCAGTCAACCTAATCTGCACAGAGGAACACCCTCACGTGCACTGGACATTCATGCAGACTCCACTTGAGCAGGACCTTGGTCAGGATGTGGAAGCAGGGTTCTGAGTTTGTTGGGCACTCAGTAACACAAACCCTCACTTCACCATTCTAGTTTCTTTTGTCGTTATTCTTAGTTTCTAATTAGCTCCTGGTTTAGTGAGAAGTAGCTTTCACTATGGTAGCAACCAGTTGCTTGCAGCTATTATAAAGCAGTTCAGTGTCATAATAATACAACATTTCTAAGAAAACAACTTTAATTgtgcatttattgtatttattatttaaattggtTCTTTAAAATGTGTACTTAAAGTACTGATTTTCAGTTCAAGTTTAATCTAGTctaatgtgctactttaatgttctttttattcaagacaacaaatctttaaatatacatgtactgtaaagTCCTATGTGCAGATTTCCTTGAAATCTTTGGAGGAATTTGGTTTGGTAAGTACTATTTTCAATCATATGCAATCAgtaattaaaaatccaaaaaacaatGGATACAAGTACATTTTACCAAAATACTGATATCCATTTAGCCTTCCATTTAACATAAAGGCAttttccttttagcaaagttaaACTTTTGTGagaaaaaatgtgtatatttttttttcctgctctacagcaggggtgtcaaactcaactTTATTAAtgtccataatgaacactttATAGAATACATCAACGTACAACTCCCACCACGTGATCCTTACACATGGATGCCTCTCTTCAAACCGCATTCCTTCTTTTTACACTTTTCTTTTCTCAGGAAGGCTAAGAGCAGGCATGGGACTGGAATCAGAACTGAGTGAAAAATGTAACCCGCGCATAAAGTCGATTAAAAACAGTAGTCGCAACACATGGCAGAACCTGCACTTACACCTGTATTAACTTCCATTACACTTAACCACATTAAAACAATGGGTGTAAATGATGAAGCACAGAGTCCATACTCCGAGCTGGTCAGAAATGGACAGTGATGACATTCAACACTCCGCATACAGCAACCGACTCAGCAgagaagacaaaagaattgtgtaGAGTTGAGGTGGTGCTCAGATAAGCCACAGAAAGGGGGCCAGCCTTGTCACATGAGCTTTAAAAACTGAGCGCAGTGTGAGAAGTCAAACTAGCATCAAGCAAAAACAATCAAGTTCATTATGGCAGTGTGGCAAGACACCTCTTTCTTGTAGCTGTGGTTCACAGATTCGCTTGAGTGGACACTGGAGACACATTTTAATACCAGGTGTGCTATACATGTAGCTTAGTTAAATTATATACGGATGCAATCTACACATTAATGGTGGTCTTGGAGAAAGGACAGTATGTAGCATGGTATGAATACGGAAAATGTGGGCCGCTTTAACAAAGGTTCGAGGGCTGGGCCCGGCCCACAggccttgagtttgacaccccagtCTAGAGCGTGTTTAGCATGTATTTAGGTAGccctgttttaaaatgaaaattgtaaaagtAGCCAATGTCAGAACTTGGATACTTTTGTAAAAAGGATACTACAAATACTGAATATTTAAGAAACTGTTTCATAAAAGTatgctttctttaatttgtttaattgtcTGTAAATTACTGTTCATGAACTTGCATTTGTTTGCTGTACCAGTGAGGTGTGCTCAATCCAGTATGATGTAAATTAGACTGCTTGTCTGTGTTATGTCTTGTCATCATTGTGTGTGTAAACCATGCACTAATAACATATTGTACAGCTTATAGGATATGAACTCATTAGTGCTTTGTTTCTATCAAAGAAATTACTTCCATGATGTATAATACTCCTATTACGTTTCTAGAAAATTCAGACTCGTTACATACATGAGGCTAATATactcttcatttgtttttatgtttttccatTGAACAATGGttgacagaagaaaaataaaattagcagtGTGATAAAATACAGATGAAAAGGAAATATACAGACAGagaaataggaaaggcactacataatcaATAAACAGATAGGAAAAGTTCTATATGATATCATAATGATACGCTAATCGACACACAACACGTCTCCAGCACCAGGATTAGTAAAGAGAACTACCGGACCTTGACACTTTGTCTTCTTTGCCTGAAAAATCTCACAAAATATTTGTCATATAACGAGAAACTGATGCGGCTATTAATAAATGACAGAAAGTACATAGTTAATGAGACAcgttataatagaaaataaggcACTCTAAGATAGTTCAATCGACCAGTTGATTAACTGATACTCCACCATTCTGTGGTAAGGCAGCTTTGTTTTCATCATGTTACACCAGTAGGGCACTCTGCTGCCTTCATAAGATTATGCCGTGCTATGGCGCTACATTTCCCCAGAGCCTCTGTCTAAGACAGCTCAACTTGCTGAATCTTCAAGAATGATGACAGCTAAGGTAGAATCGTAAttgaaatccaaaacaaaagAGTTATAGCTTAACCCAAGTGTAGTTTGGGTGCACACACTAAGCTACCTCAAATCTCACCCTCCCTTCATTTAACAAAGTTGCAGACGCATGTATCTGTTATACAAATCAACAGAACACTGTATGGGTCCCAAAGTATTGATGTTCCCATCATAATGTGAGCCACGTTTAGCTGAATTGCTTTGGGTGCAGTTAATCTACTGAGGGCACTCTGATTTAATGGTGCTGAGCAGTTATTCTCACTAGTGCGCTTCAGCCttcatatcctgcatatttcaaaataataatgagGCAGATGTTAAGAATCTCAACCCTATCGAGTGTTTGCTACCGAGCAGCCATGAGATGATTGAATGATGCGGTGCCTGATAATCTGCTGCTGCCCATACATGACACATGACATTTGtgcttgtttggttttttttgaccAACTGTAACACAAAATTCCTATCTTTATTGTATGTTGACTGTTCAAGCCAGAATGGTCGGATTTCTGTCTAAGTGACACTTGCTTGTATtccatgtagattttttttttttcttttacatttgtctTCTGTATAAAACAACACGATTTTGGAGTGCTGAGTTACATAAATAGCTTTATTTCTTAACTTGTTTactgttattttctttattcagaaacactgttttaatatgtatgtgCTTGCCAATTCCaacttacatttcatttttctcaAACACCGGTTGTTTACACTGATTTTATTACTTGTTGTTATGTAATCCTTCCACCTTTGAAGTCAGTAAGTGGCGACTCCCACTTGTGTTTACTGTCCCACTTAGGGTTCTTACACCTGATGCACTCCGGATAGACTTCACCCTCTGCACCGGAACAAGTGGTGTAAGAATATGGATGGCTGGCTGGGTACAGCCATCAGCTGCCTTTTGTTAAATGTCACACATCAATAGAAATGTCTGAATTTTTACCATGACTTGACATTTGCAATATATGGCATCAAATTCAtgtgtttctcttctttttcatttttttctcctcttcaCAGGTAAAGATTATAGTTCCGAACAGTACAGCAGGTCTGATCATTGGAAAGGGTGGTGCAACTGTGAAAGCTATAATGGAACAGTCCGGGGCGTGGGTACAGCTCTCCCAGAAACCTGACGGGATTAACCTTCAAGAGAGGGTAGTCACAGTGAGTGGGGAACCAGAACAGAATCGCAAAGCTGTGGAACTCATCATTCAAAAGATACAAGAGGACCCCCAGAGTGGCAGCTGTCTGAATATTAGTTATGCCAACGTCACGGGCCCAGTGGCCAATTCTAACCCGACTGGATCTCCTTACGCCAACACTGCTGAAGTATTACCCACGGCTGCAGCTGCTGCAGGACTGCTTGGACACGCTAACCTTGCAGGAGTTGCAGCTTTCCCAGCCGTCCTGTCCGGCTTCACCGGGAACGACCTGGTTGCCATCACCTCTGCACTCAACACTTTAGCCAGCTACGGATATAACCTCAACACTTTAGGGTTGGGCTTAAGCCAGGCTGCCGCCACTGGTGCTCTGGCCGCAGCTGCGGCAAGCGCCAACCCAGCGGCAGCGGCAGCAGCCAACTTGCTAGCCACCTATGCGAGTGAAGCCTCTGCTAGCGGTAGCACTGCTGGGGGCACAGCTGGCACATTCGCATTAGGTAGCTTGGCAGCTGCCACTGCTGCTACTAATGGATATTTTGGTGCTGCTTCTCCTCTCGCAGCTAGTGCCATTTTGGGAACGGAGAAGACGACAGACGGATCAAAGGATGTAGTTGAAATCGCGGTGCCAGAAAACCTAGTCGGTGCAATCCTTGGGAAAGGAGGAAAAACGTTAGTAGAGTACCAGGAATTGACTGGTGCAAGGATACAGATTTCCAAAAAGGGCGAATTTGTACCTGGCACACGGAACCGGAAGGTGACGATTACAGGAACGCCAGCTGCTACGCAAGCTGCTCAGTATTTAATAACACAACGGATCACGTATGAGCAAGGAGTTCGGGCTGCTAACCCCCAAAAAGTGGGTTAATGCCaaaactttgtttctttgaaTCCCTCCTTTGCTGTTTTTAAGaaggatgtactgtattttgcagaagtgaagttttttttttttttggttaatatatataatatgcaaatGAATGCGATTATGTTGaacatgtgtatatgtaaataatgtGTTTTAACAGATGTTTCATAGAAGGAAATTTTTCTTGATCTGTTTTAGTTCTATACTTTGCTTGTGTATATTTGTCAGAATTGTTTCTAGTGTGAGGAAATCTTAGCCTGCCATTTTACCAGCATTATTGtagttatatattaaaaaaaaaaaacaattactaaTAATGATTGAATGTAGACAGGGGTATGCGTATAGTTTTCATTATCTGTTAAAATAGCAAATGCTAAAATAACTACTGTTAGTTAGGGGTCTGATTGGGGTTTTAGTGACCGAAAAATGAATGGAGTGAGGCCAAAGCACTGTCATGACAGTCTTACTTCTTGCGTAGGACTAGGAGTtcatattttctgaaaaaaaaaaaaaaactatatatctatatatatatatatatatatatctatatatctatatatatatatatatatatatatatatatatatatatatatatatatatatatatacagtatatatattaaagaaatttaaaaaagaaacaaaaagcaataTAGTTGCAAAAGCACTGTAAACTATTTTAAGGTTAAAACTGTGGATATTGTAATGGTA is a genomic window containing:
- the LOC114666870 gene encoding RNA-binding protein Nova-1 isoform X4, with product MMAAAPIQQNGTHTGVPIDLDPPDSRKRPLEAPPEAVSTKRTNTGEDGQFFLKVLIPSYAAGSIIGKGGQTIVQLQKETGATIKLSKSKDFYPGTTERVCLIQGTVEALNAVHGFIAEKIREMPQNVAKAEPVSILQPQTTVNPDRIKQVKIIVPNSTAGLIIGKGGATVKAIMEQSGAWVQLSQKPDGINLQERVVTVSGEPEQNRKAVELIIQKIQEDPQSGSCLNISYANVTGPVANSNPTGSPYANTAEVLPTAAAAAGLLGHANLAGVAAFPAVLSGFTGNDLVAITSALNTLASYGYNLNTLGLGLSQAAATGALAAAAASANPAAAAAANLLATYASEASASGSTAGGTAGTFALGSLAAATAATNGYFGAASPLAASAILGTEKTTDGSKDVVEIAVPENLVGAILGKGGKTLVEYQELTGARIQISKKGEFVPGTRNRKVTITGTPAATQAAQYLITQRITYEQGVRAANPQKVG
- the LOC114666870 gene encoding RNA-binding protein Nova-1 isoform X2, with protein sequence MGGTTEHFGLPSRSGCGERAGGAQACLTLGGRSQDGQFFLKVLIPSYAAGSIIGKGGQTIVQLQKETGATIKLSKSKDFYPGTTERVCLIQGTVEALNAVHGFIAEKIREMPQNVAKAEPVSILQPQTTVNPDRIKQTLPSSPTTTKSSPSDPMTTSRANQVKIIVPNSTAGLIIGKGGATVKAIMEQSGAWVQLSQKPDGINLQERVVTVSGEPEQNRKAVELIIQKIQEDPQSGSCLNISYANVTGPVANSNPTGSPYANTAEVLPTAAAAAGLLGHANLAGVAAFPAVLSGFTGNDLVAITSALNTLASYGYNLNTLGLGLSQAAATGALAAAAASANPAAAAAANLLATYASEASASGSTAGGTAGTFALGSLAAATAATNGYFGAASPLAASAILGTEKTTDGSKDVVEIAVPENLVGAILGKGGKTLVEYQELTGARIQISKKGEFVPGTRNRKVTITGTPAATQAAQYLITQRITYEQGVRAANPQKVG
- the LOC114666870 gene encoding RNA-binding protein Nova-1 isoform X5, producing MLPTKETGIQYPKDGQFFLKVLIPSYAAGSIIGKGGQTIVQLQKETGATIKLSKSKDFYPGTTERVCLIQGTVEALNAVHGFIAEKIREMPQNVAKAEPVSILQPQTTVNPDRIKQTLPSSPTTTKSSPSDPMTTSRANQVKIIVPNSTAGLIIGKGGATVKAIMEQSGAWVQLSQKPDGINLQERVVTVSGEPEQNRKAVELIIQKIQEDPQSGSCLNISYANVTGPVANSNPTGSPYANTAEVLPTAAAAAGLLGHANLAGVAAFPAVLSGFTGNDLVAITSALNTLASYGYNLNTLGLGLSQAAATGALAAAAASANPAAAAAANLLATYASEASASGSTAGGTAGTFALGSLAAATAATNGYFGAASPLAASAILGTEKTTDGSKDVVEIAVPENLVGAILGKGGKTLVEYQELTGARIQISKKGEFVPGTRNRKVTITGTPAATQAAQYLITQRITYEQGVRAANPQKVG
- the LOC114666870 gene encoding RNA-binding protein Nova-1 isoform X6; the encoded protein is MPQNVAKAEPVSILQPQTTVNPDRIKQTLPSSPTTTKSSPSDPMTTSRANQVKIIVPNSTAGLIIGKGGATVKAIMEQSGAWVQLSQKPDGINLQERVVTVSGEPEQNRKAVELIIQKIQEDPQSGSCLNISYANVTGPVANSNPTGSPYANTAEVLPTAAAAAGLLGHANLAGVAAFPAVLSGFTGNDLVAITSALNTLASYGYNLNTLGLGLSQAAATGALAAAAASANPAAAAAANLLATYASEASASGSTAGGTAGTFALGSLAAATAATNGYFGAASPLAASAILGTEKTTDGSKDVVEIAVPENLVGAILGKGGKTLVEYQELTGARIQISKKGEFVPGTRNRKVTITGTPAATQAAQYLITQRITYEQGVRAANPQKVG
- the LOC114666870 gene encoding RNA-binding protein Nova-1 isoform X1, yielding MMAAAPIQQNGTHTGVPIDLDPPDSRKRPLEAPPEAVSTKRTNTGEDGQFFLKVLIPSYAAGSIIGKGGQTIVQLQKETGATIKLSKSKDFYPGTTERVCLIQGTVEALNAVHGFIAEKIREMPQNVAKAEPVSILQPQTTVNPDRIKQTLPSSPTTTKSSPSDPMTTSRANQVKIIVPNSTAGLIIGKGGATVKAIMEQSGAWVQLSQKPDGINLQERVVTVSGEPEQNRKAVELIIQKIQEDPQSGSCLNISYANVTGPVANSNPTGSPYANTAEVLPTAAAAAGLLGHANLAGVAAFPAVLSGFTGNDLVAITSALNTLASYGYNLNTLGLGLSQAAATGALAAAAASANPAAAAAANLLATYASEASASGSTAGGTAGTFALGSLAAATAATNGYFGAASPLAASAILGTEKTTDGSKDVVEIAVPENLVGAILGKGGKTLVEYQELTGARIQISKKGEFVPGTRNRKVTITGTPAATQAAQYLITQRITYEQGVRAANPQKVG
- the LOC114666870 gene encoding RNA-binding protein Nova-1 isoform X3 — encoded protein: MLHVALAAHLFPRTCLAHLHASVIMLNEDGQFFLKVLIPSYAAGSIIGKGGQTIVQLQKETGATIKLSKSKDFYPGTTERVCLIQGTVEALNAVHGFIAEKIREMPQNVAKAEPVSILQPQTTVNPDRIKQTLPSSPTTTKSSPSDPMTTSRANQVKIIVPNSTAGLIIGKGGATVKAIMEQSGAWVQLSQKPDGINLQERVVTVSGEPEQNRKAVELIIQKIQEDPQSGSCLNISYANVTGPVANSNPTGSPYANTAEVLPTAAAAAGLLGHANLAGVAAFPAVLSGFTGNDLVAITSALNTLASYGYNLNTLGLGLSQAAATGALAAAAASANPAAAAAANLLATYASEASASGSTAGGTAGTFALGSLAAATAATNGYFGAASPLAASAILGTEKTTDGSKDVVEIAVPENLVGAILGKGGKTLVEYQELTGARIQISKKGEFVPGTRNRKVTITGTPAATQAAQYLITQRITYEQGVRAANPQKVG